A portion of the Maylandia zebra isolate NMK-2024a linkage group LG9, Mzebra_GT3a, whole genome shotgun sequence genome contains these proteins:
- the LOC101480785 gene encoding clavesin-1 — MMSHLHAGLSSETTEKARLELNENPDTLHQDIQQVRDMIVTRPDIGFLRTDDDFILRFLRARKFDQMETFRLLAQYFQFRQQNLDMFQSFKVDDPGIKRALTDGFPGVLETPDQHGRKILILFASNWDQSRNSFTDILRAILLSLEVLIENPELQINGFILIIDWSNFSFKQASKLTPNILKLAIEGLQDSFPARFGGIHFVNQPWYIHAMYTIIKPFLKDKTRKRIFLHGNNLNSLHQLIHPECLPSEFGGTLPPYDMGIWARTLLGPDYNDETEYTLTYDALHVRENCGGGGDKDMMKRSQSAVEPGTLRQTDRETSTPLLALD, encoded by the exons ATGATGTCTCACCTACACGCCGGCCTGAGCTCGGAGACGACGGAGAAAGCTCGACTGGAGCTGAACGAGAACCCGGACACCCTGCACCAGGACATCCAGCAG GTTCGGGACATGATCGTGACGAGGCCAGACATCGGTTTCCTGCGGACGGACGACGACTTCATCCTTCGCTTCCTCCGAGCCAGAAAGTTCGACCAGATGGAAACCTTCAGGCTGCTGGCCCAGTACTTCCAGTTCAGACAGCAGAACCTCGACATGTTCCAGAGCTTCAAG GTGGATGACCCGGGCATTAAGCGAGCGCTGACGGACGGATTCCCGGGCGTGCTGGAGACTCCGGATCAGCACGGCCGGAAAATCCTCATCCTGTTTGCTTCCAACTGGGACCAGAGCag GAACTCCTTCACTGACATCCTGCGGGCCATCCTGCTCTCTCTGGAGGTCCTGATAGAAAACCCGGAGCTCCAGATCAATGGCTTCATCCTCATCATCGACTGGAGCAACTTCTCCTTCAAACAGGCGTCCAAGCTCACGCCCAACATCCTCAAACTGGCCATAGAAGGCCTCCAG GACAGTTTCCCGGCTCGCTTCGGAGGAATCCATTTTGTGAATCAGCCCTGGTACATTCACGCCATGTACACCATCATCAAGCCGTTCCTCAAAGACAAGACCAGGAAGAGG ATCTTCCTCCACGGCAACAACCTGAACTCGCTCCACCAGCTCATCCATCCCGAGTGTTTGCCGTCCGAGTTTGGTGGGACGCTGCCGCCGTACGATATGGGCATCTGGGCGCGAACGCTGCTGGGACCCGACTACAATGACGAGACCGAGTACACGCTCACCTACGACGCCCTGCACGTCAGGGAGAactgtggaggaggaggagacaagGACATGATGAAGAG GTCTCAGTCGGCGGTGGAACCAGGAACTCTGCGACAGACGGACAGAGAGACCAGCACACCGCTACTGGCCCTGGACtga